A stretch of the Fusobacterium varium genome encodes the following:
- a CDS encoding polyprenyl glycosylphosphotransferase produces the protein MKRQIPKILMIALQFIFYLFINKIFKVSDRVMYNTFFIYLALNFTKNMYSFRTILIWEELKKQLLVHIEYLIIMLINDLAFWGKQYALVHLTLGITFTFFNLVVIKLIRCIFKNSLEKRLLIIGVGSIARELGYIIKENPFTMYNLLGYISVNLLDRANQDISIEKEKILGNCNDIEKIIKEKQVSEIIIALPLTYNKQMSKIIDRLDGKVEKIKFIPELNGIYTFNSTIEDYDGIILISSYNRINKKINKLLKRTFDLIVSIIGYIIFIFLYLIYGPKIKKDGGKIFFHHIRIGKDLKPFKMYKFRSMHVDAEKKLDEIFLKDEQLKEKFYQNFKLKNDPRITQIGKFLRKTSLDEFPQFINVIKGEMSFIGPRPVVQKEVDMYYGKENSKKIFMIKPGITGMWQANGRSDIEDYNERIKLDLYYIRNWSLWLDIVITIKTLRNVLIKKGAY, from the coding sequence ATGAAAAGACAAATTCCTAAAATATTAATGATAGCCTTACAATTTATATTTTATCTTTTTATTAACAAAATATTTAAAGTTTCAGATAGAGTTATGTATAACACTTTTTTTATTTATCTAGCATTAAACTTTACTAAAAATATGTATTCCTTTAGAACTATTCTTATATGGGAAGAATTAAAAAAACAACTTCTTGTACATATAGAATATCTTATAATAATGTTAATAAATGATTTAGCATTCTGGGGTAAACAATATGCATTAGTTCATTTAACATTAGGAATAACATTTACTTTTTTTAATTTAGTAGTAATAAAGCTTATAAGATGTATATTTAAAAATTCATTAGAAAAAAGGCTTCTTATTATAGGAGTTGGAAGTATAGCTAGGGAATTAGGTTACATAATAAAAGAAAATCCTTTTACAATGTATAATCTTTTAGGATATATATCAGTTAATCTTTTAGATAGAGCTAATCAGGATATAAGTATAGAAAAAGAAAAAATACTTGGAAATTGTAATGATATAGAAAAAATAATAAAAGAAAAGCAAGTAAGTGAAATAATAATAGCCCTTCCATTGACTTATAATAAACAAATGTCAAAAATAATAGATAGATTAGATGGAAAGGTAGAAAAAATAAAATTTATCCCTGAATTAAATGGAATTTATACTTTTAATTCAACTATAGAAGATTATGATGGAATAATATTAATTTCATCTTACAATAGAATAAATAAAAAAATCAATAAACTTTTAAAAAGAACCTTTGATTTAATAGTAAGCATAATAGGATATATAATTTTTATATTTCTTTATTTAATCTATGGTCCAAAAATAAAAAAAGATGGTGGAAAAATATTTTTTCATCATATAAGAATAGGAAAAGATTTGAAGCCTTTTAAAATGTATAAGTTTAGAAGTATGCATGTAGATGCTGAAAAAAAATTAGATGAAATATTTCTAAAAGATGAGCAATTAAAGGAAAAGTTTTATCAAAATTTTAAATTAAAAAATGATCCAAGAATCACACAAATAGGAAAATTCTTAAGAAAAACATCATTAGATGAATTTCCACAATTTATTAATGTAATAAAGGGAGAAATGTCATTTATAGGTCCAAGACCAGTAGTACAAAAAGAAGTAGATATGTACTATGGAAAAGAAAACAGTAAAAAAATATTTATGATAAAACCAGGAATAACAGGAATGTGGCAAGCAAATGGAAGGTCAGATATAGAAGACTATAATGAGAGAATTAAACTTGACTTATATTACATTAGAAATTGGTCATTATGGTTAGACATAGTTATAACAATAAAAACCTTAAGAAATGTACTAATCAAAAAAGGAGCTTATTAA
- a CDS encoding putative glycosyltransferase yields MEPLVSIITPVYNAEEFLEETILSVLNQEYVNWELILIDDCSSDKSNEIIEQYLKKDKRIKYLKNKKNSGPAITRNNGINISKGNYIAFLDSDDLWYKDKLKNQINFMLEKDLKISHGNYYFCNLKGKILKKIRTDIEINYKKLLLGNQFKTMTMVIKREILTQKLFPDIKHEDYAFFLNILNQRNISVRNENYDSLCRIGRKSVSSNKLKSALWTWRIYRQYEKLSLIKSSYYFINYTLKGILKYK; encoded by the coding sequence ATGGAACCTTTAGTAAGCATAATAACTCCTGTATATAATGCAGAAGAGTTTTTAGAAGAAACTATATTATCAGTTTTAAATCAGGAATATGTGAATTGGGAGTTAATACTAATAGATGATTGTTCAAGTGATAAAAGTAATGAAATTATAGAACAATATTTAAAAAAAGATAAAAGAATTAAATATTTAAAAAATAAAAAAAATAGTGGACCTGCTATTACAAGAAATAATGGGATAAATATTTCTAAAGGGAATTATATAGCTTTCTTAGATAGTGATGATCTTTGGTACAAAGACAAATTAAAAAATCAAATTAATTTTATGTTAGAGAAAGATTTAAAAATTAGTCATGGAAATTATTATTTTTGTAATTTAAAGGGAAAAATATTAAAAAAAATCAGAACAGATATAGAAATTAACTATAAAAAATTGTTATTAGGAAATCAGTTTAAAACTATGACTATGGTTATAAAAAGAGAAATTTTAACCCAAAAATTATTTCCAGATATAAAACATGAGGATTATGCCTTTTTTCTTAATATTTTAAATCAAAGAAATATTTCTGTTAGAAATGAAAATTATGATTCACTTTGCAGAATAGGAAGGAAAAGTGTATCTTCAAATAAGCTAAAAAGTGCATTATGGACATGGAGAATATATAGACAATACGAAAAATTAAGTCTAATAAAATCAAGTTATTATTTTATTAATTATACATTAAAGGGTATTTTAAAATATAAATAA
- a CDS encoding putative glycosyltransferase yields the protein MLKSILIITYGREKELYETLRDISLYEKNDLEVLLLDNNEIIYRKEKIIKIFEKSKVKLRYFHDGINYGVAVGRNYIIEKAKGKILITLDDDIEIKGDINIFIQKIENYFINHPDVGCLAFNIINFYSRKQLRHEIPHGNKKLNFNKNLFTYYFIGAGHAIRKKVYEECGKYPDNLGKYGGEERDLSFRILKHNYNILYVSNIMIYHKISQNGRLQKKEEDFYRYRNQLIVLNKYMPRLYCISSNIIWSLFYLIKKNGTLKNILIVLKEIKQIEKNPISLSVINKIKEMKGRIYF from the coding sequence ATGTTAAAATCAATATTAATTATAACTTATGGTAGAGAAAAAGAACTATACGAAACATTAAGAGATATTTCCCTATATGAAAAAAATGATTTAGAAGTTTTATTATTAGACAACAATGAAATTATTTATAGAAAAGAAAAGATAATTAAAATTTTTGAAAAAAGTAAAGTAAAACTAAGATATTTTCATGATGGAATAAATTATGGTGTAGCTGTAGGAAGAAACTACATTATAGAAAAAGCAAAGGGAAAAATTTTGATAACTTTAGATGATGATATTGAAATTAAAGGAGATATAAATATATTTATACAAAAGATAGAAAACTATTTTATAAATCATCCAGATGTTGGCTGCCTAGCTTTTAATATAATTAATTTTTATTCCAGAAAGCAACTCAGACATGAAATCCCTCATGGAAATAAAAAATTAAATTTCAATAAAAATCTATTTACTTATTATTTTATAGGAGCTGGTCATGCTATAAGAAAAAAAGTATATGAAGAATGTGGAAAATACCCTGATAATTTAGGAAAATATGGTGGGGAAGAAAGAGACTTATCATTTAGAATTTTAAAACATAATTACAATATTTTATATGTTTCTAACATTATGATTTATCATAAAATTTCTCAAAATGGACGTCTTCAAAAAAAAGAAGAAGATTTTTATAGGTACAGAAATCAATTAATAGTTCTAAATAAATATATGCCTAGATTATACTGTATCTCTTCAAATATAATTTGGAGCTTATTTTATTTAATAAAAAAAAATGGAACTTTAAAAAATATTTTAATTGTACTTAAAGAAATAAAGCAGATAGAAAAAAATCCTATTTCTTTGAGTGTTATAAATAAAATTAAAGAAATGAAAGGAAGGATATATTTTTAA
- a CDS encoding putative glycosyltransferase, whose protein sequence is MKIICIVESLYSLLIFLLIKDPDINLKDTFLITSGKEYKFLKNKFNQTIFLKKYQNRYLKIFNKIKYFIYFFILEIIYNLKNKLVYGNDHTTGAFYFLRKYTFIVIEDGLINYNKDIYIKNYCKYRKYILSFPMFGQYKTVKKIYLTGLAPIPEKIKSKVEIINLKELWNKKKINEQKEILNLFGFNPIIIKNIKNRKLILFTQPLSEDNLITEEEKIKLYSKIIANYNKEKLIIKKHPREKTDYKKIFKEIVVLEENFPAEIFFLLNIKFKKAITIFSTAVLNLEKNIEIDFYGTEIHPILYKRFGSQNQILKRNKIL, encoded by the coding sequence ATGAAAATAATATGTATAGTTGAAAGCTTATATTCATTATTAATCTTTTTATTAATAAAGGATCCTGATATTAATTTAAAGGATACCTTTTTAATAACATCAGGAAAAGAATATAAATTTTTAAAAAATAAATTTAATCAAACAATTTTTCTAAAAAAATATCAAAATAGATACTTAAAAATTTTTAATAAAATAAAATATTTTATTTATTTTTTCATATTAGAGATAATCTATAATTTAAAAAATAAACTTGTTTATGGAAATGATCATACAACTGGAGCATTCTATTTTTTAAGAAAATATACTTTTATTGTTATTGAAGATGGACTTATAAATTATAACAAGGATATTTATATTAAAAATTATTGCAAATACAGAAAATATATTCTCTCTTTTCCTATGTTTGGACAATATAAAACTGTAAAAAAAATTTATTTAACTGGATTAGCCCCCATTCCTGAAAAAATAAAAAGTAAGGTCGAAATCATAAACTTAAAAGAACTATGGAATAAAAAAAAAATCAATGAACAGAAAGAAATTTTAAATCTTTTTGGATTTAACCCTATTATAATTAAAAATATAAAAAATAGAAAATTAATATTATTTACTCAACCATTATCAGAAGATAATCTTATAACAGAAGAGGAAAAAATAAAATTATATTCAAAAATTATAGCAAATTACAACAAAGAAAAATTAATAATAAAGAAACACCCAAGAGAAAAAACAGACTATAAAAAAATATTTAAAGAAATAGTTGTACTAGAAGAAAATTTTCCAGCTGAAATATTTTTCCTTTTAAATATAAAATTTAAAAAAGCAATAACAATTTTTTCTACTGCAGTTTTAAATTTAGAAAAAAATATAGAAATTGATTTTTATGGTACAGAAATCCATCCCATTCTATACAAAAGGTTTGGATCACAAAATCAAATTTTAAAAAGAAATAAAATTCTTTAA
- a CDS encoding putative polysaccharide biosynthesis protein: protein MTLDKNIIKNIAWMIFDKIFILILEFLVGIKVANFYGSFFYGSYSFAVSISIFSAIFFELINSRIIKKYYNKKNYYLIIFNVTFFKRSVAIFLFIIIFIVGNIIQLERSLYIFLLLLFLDNILATSTVGIENYFEFKLQSKKIVVSNNIVKLVSYTLQYIGMILNYPIIIVPIIRCIGSLVRVFILKNIYKKNYYQGKKGKIIQKLIYNMIKKSFYLWLSFISFIIYTQLDKIMLGVLLGKKQVGIYTLGIQLINVLSTLIIPIQVSLFPKMLELYKKNYNEYLEFYLNCNILITQIYIFLILFSIPIVKIIFPYVFISEYSKAVSIYNILIIAVLMKVNGALQSSHMTLKDITKKSFYKTTVGLLLNGILNYILIKKQGIIGAAIATTITQIFTVFIMDFFIKEYKEQAKIQLKSFNPFYLVNLIKVFKWRYKK, encoded by the coding sequence ATGACTCTAGATAAAAATATAATAAAAAACATTGCTTGGATGATATTTGATAAAATTTTTATTTTAATACTAGAATTTTTAGTTGGTATAAAAGTAGCTAATTTTTATGGAAGTTTTTTTTATGGTTCTTATAGTTTTGCTGTCTCCATAAGCATATTTTCAGCAATTTTTTTTGAATTAATTAATAGTAGAATAATTAAAAAATATTATAATAAAAAAAATTATTATTTAATAATTTTTAATGTTACTTTTTTTAAGAGAAGTGTTGCCATATTTCTCTTTATAATCATTTTTATAGTGGGGAACATAATCCAATTAGAAAGGAGCTTGTACATCTTTCTTCTTCTTCTATTCTTGGATAATATTTTAGCTACTTCTACAGTTGGAATTGAAAACTATTTTGAATTTAAACTCCAATCAAAAAAAATTGTAGTATCAAATAATATTGTAAAATTAGTTTCTTACACCTTACAATATATTGGAATGATATTAAATTATCCCATTATAATAGTTCCAATAATTAGATGCATTGGAAGTTTAGTTAGAGTATTTATCTTGAAAAATATATATAAAAAAAATTATTATCAAGGCAAAAAAGGAAAAATAATTCAAAAACTAATTTATAATATGATAAAAAAAAGTTTTTATCTTTGGCTAAGTTTTATTTCTTTTATTATCTACACTCAGCTAGATAAAATTATGCTAGGAGTTTTACTTGGGAAAAAGCAGGTAGGTATCTATACACTAGGAATACAACTAATAAATGTATTAAGTACTCTAATAATTCCAATACAAGTATCTCTATTCCCTAAAATGCTTGAATTATATAAAAAAAACTATAATGAATATTTAGAATTTTATTTAAATTGCAATATTTTAATAACTCAAATATATATCTTTTTAATTTTATTTTCAATACCAATAGTAAAAATTATATTTCCATATGTCTTTATTTCTGAATATTCTAAAGCAGTATCAATATATAACATATTAATAATAGCAGTTCTTATGAAAGTTAATGGTGCATTACAAAGCTCACATATGACATTAAAGGATATAACTAAAAAAAGTTTCTATAAAACTACAGTAGGATTATTATTAAATGGAATTTTAAATTATATATTAATAAAAAAACAAGGAATTATTGGGGCTGCTATAGCTACAACAATAACGCAGATATTTACAGTTTTTATCATGGATTTTTTTATTAAAGAATATAAAGAACAAGCTAAAATTCAATTAAAATCATTTAATCCTTTCTATTTAGTTAATTTAATAAAAGTTTTCAAATGGAGATATAAAAAATGA
- a CDS encoding putative acetyltransferase: MKKKLILIGAGGFVKSVIDSIDEKKYNIEGFIDNIKSGSHLGYKILANNLEELENSGQYCYFIAIGDNKKRTYWYKKVAKRNLEIINVIDKTAILSENITFGRGIFIGKLAIINSDARIGENVIINTKALVEHGNRIGNNVNISTGTILNGDVKIRDNCFIGSSAVVNGQITIGENSIVGSGTVVINNIDKDVIVAGIPGKVIRRLNNE; encoded by the coding sequence ATGAAAAAAAAGTTAATATTAATAGGGGCTGGAGGATTTGTAAAGTCAGTAATAGATTCAATAGATGAGAAAAAATATAATATCGAAGGTTTTATTGATAATATTAAAAGTGGATCACATCTTGGATATAAAATACTTGCAAATAATCTTGAAGAATTAGAAAATTCAGGACAATATTGCTACTTTATAGCAATAGGTGATAATAAAAAGAGAACTTATTGGTATAAAAAGGTAGCTAAAAGAAATTTGGAAATAATAAATGTAATAGATAAAACTGCCATTCTTTCAGAAAATATAACTTTTGGAAGAGGTATTTTTATTGGAAAATTAGCAATAATAAATAGTGATGCCAGAATAGGTGAAAATGTAATAATAAATACAAAAGCTTTAGTGGAACATGGAAATAGAATAGGAAATAATGTTAATATTTCTACAGGAACTATTTTAAATGGAGATGTAAAAATAAGAGATAATTGTTTTATAGGAAGTTCTGCTGTAGTGAATGGACAAATAACTATAGGAGAAAATAGTATAGTTGGTTCAGGAACAGTAGTTATAAATAATATAGATAAAGATGTAATAGTAGCTGGAATACCTGGAAAAGTGATTAGGAGATTGAATAATGAATAG
- a CDS encoding putative N-acetylneuraminate synthase, which produces MNRVFIVAEIGCNHNGNFELAKKMVKIAKECGVDAVKFQTFKADKLISKYAPKAEYQKKVTSKDESQLEMTKKLELPNDELIKLFSYAASLELITFSTPFDFESIEFLAEQKQKIWKIPSGEITNLPYLEKIAKLDISEKEIVISTGMATIEEIEKVLEILEKNGIEKEKITILHCNTEYPTPFEDVNLNSISYLKDKFKEYKIGFSDHSEGYFPGIASVIYGITFIEKHFTLDKNLEGPDHKASVTPDELKELCRGIRIIERSLGIFDKKVTSSEKKNKIVARKSIVANKAIKKGEKFTIENLTTKRPGNGISPMCWYDILGKTAEKNFEEDELIIDSRFKTQEV; this is translated from the coding sequence ATGAATAGAGTGTTTATAGTTGCAGAAATTGGGTGCAATCATAATGGTAATTTTGAACTAGCAAAAAAAATGGTGAAGATAGCAAAAGAGTGTGGAGTAGATGCAGTAAAGTTTCAAACATTTAAAGCCGATAAATTAATATCTAAATATGCTCCAAAAGCAGAATATCAAAAAAAAGTAACTTCTAAAGATGAGAGTCAGTTAGAAATGACAAAAAAATTAGAACTTCCCAATGATGAACTTATAAAATTATTTAGTTATGCAGCATCATTAGAACTAATAACATTTTCAACTCCATTTGATTTTGAGTCTATAGAATTTTTAGCAGAACAAAAACAAAAGATATGGAAAATACCATCTGGAGAAATTACTAATCTTCCTTATCTAGAAAAGATAGCAAAGTTAGATATCTCTGAAAAAGAAATAGTAATTTCAACAGGAATGGCAACAATAGAAGAAATAGAAAAAGTATTAGAAATATTAGAAAAAAATGGAATAGAAAAAGAGAAAATAACAATATTACATTGTAATACTGAATATCCAACTCCTTTTGAAGATGTAAACCTTAATTCTATCTCATATTTAAAAGATAAATTTAAAGAATATAAAATTGGATTTTCAGATCATTCAGAAGGGTATTTCCCTGGAATTGCTTCAGTGATATACGGAATCACTTTTATAGAAAAACATTTTACATTGGATAAAAATCTTGAAGGACCTGATCATAAAGCTTCAGTAACTCCAGATGAATTAAAAGAATTGTGTAGAGGAATAAGGATTATTGAAAGATCATTGGGAATATTTGATAAAAAAGTAACAAGTTCAGAGAAAAAAAATAAAATAGTTGCAAGAAAATCAATTGTAGCTAATAAAGCTATAAAAAAAGGTGAAAAATTTACAATTGAAAATCTTACAACTAAAAGGCCAGGAAATGGTATAAGTCCTATGTGTTGGTATGATATTTTAGGAAAAACTGCAGAAAAGAACTTTGAAGAAGATGAATTGATAATAGATTCAAGATTTAAAACACAAGAGGTATAA
- a CDS encoding CMP-N-acetylneuraminic acid synthetase encodes MKKVAIIPARSGSKGLPNKNILMLMDKPILAYTIEAAIKSENFEKIIVSTDSLEYKEIAEKYGAEVIVRNEELSNDNATSYMVIKDILDKNLELEYDYFVLLQPTSPFRNSDHIKESIIKFEKNIDNFDFLVSVAESSKASILIKEIDQDESLKNYNIDFSNYKRQKFKEYYPNGAIFIGKKEEYLLKKDFFGERSIAYFMNKEDSIDIDDKLDFELAILIMNAKNKKEQLIKNIKARIEEKKNLFKEKKEITLIGHSLFDNWNIRKFKEYEVNNLGIRGINTKQYQDFILKENLITELGNYIFFMAGTNDIVIENWKKEDTLLWIKDTISFLKKINNNAKIFFLEVPRVISRLDRSNKTILNLNEFLYKNLKEKVNYIKLNELQDKFGNLNIDYTNDGLHFNEKGYEKLYEILVKEIKI; translated from the coding sequence ATGAAAAAAGTAGCAATTATTCCTGCTCGTTCAGGGTCAAAAGGATTACCTAATAAAAATATACTTATGTTAATGGATAAACCTATTTTAGCTTATACAATAGAGGCTGCAATAAAATCTGAAAACTTTGAAAAAATTATTGTTAGTACAGACTCTTTAGAATATAAAGAAATTGCTGAAAAATATGGAGCTGAAGTAATTGTCAGAAATGAGGAATTATCAAATGATAATGCAACTTCATATATGGTGATAAAAGATATATTGGATAAAAATCTTGAACTAGAATATGACTATTTTGTACTTTTGCAACCTACTTCTCCTTTTAGAAATTCAGATCACATAAAAGAAAGTATAATAAAATTTGAGAAAAATATAGATAATTTTGATTTCTTAGTATCTGTAGCAGAATCATCAAAAGCTTCTATATTGATTAAGGAAATAGATCAAGATGAAAGTTTAAAAAATTATAATATTGACTTTTCAAATTATAAAAGGCAGAAATTTAAAGAATATTATCCTAATGGAGCTATTTTTATAGGTAAAAAAGAAGAATATCTTTTAAAGAAAGATTTTTTTGGAGAAAGATCAATAGCATATTTTATGAATAAAGAAGATTCAATAGATATTGATGATAAATTAGATTTTGAATTAGCAATTTTAATAATGAATGCAAAAAATAAAAAAGAACAGCTTATTAAAAATATAAAAGCAAGAATAGAAGAGAAAAAAAATTTATTTAAAGAAAAAAAAGAAATAACTTTAATTGGGCATTCCTTATTTGATAATTGGAACATAAGGAAATTTAAAGAGTATGAAGTAAATAATTTAGGAATAAGAGGTATAAATACAAAGCAATATCAAGATTTTATATTAAAAGAAAATTTAATAACAGAGTTAGGAAATTATATTTTTTTTATGGCAGGAACAAATGATATTGTCATTGAAAATTGGAAAAAAGAAGATACATTATTATGGATAAAAGATACAATTTCATTTTTAAAAAAAATAAATAATAATGCAAAAATATTTTTTTTAGAAGTACCTAGAGTAATTTCAAGATTGGATAGAAGTAATAAGACTATTTTAAATCTAAATGAGTTTTTATATAAAAATTTAAAAGAAAAAGTAAATTATATAAAATTAAATGAATTACAAGATAAATTTGGAAATCTAAATATTGATTATACAAATGATGGATTACACTTTAATGAAAAAGGTTATGAAAAATTATATGAAATTTTAGTAAAGGAAATAAAAATATGA
- a CDS encoding putative UDP-N-acetyl-D-glucosamine 2-epimerase: MKKVLYVTGSRAEYGIMKRLLLKLNEDKDIELTIVATAMHADKKYGETYKVIKEDGLKVDKLIDIELNNYNNKKVIDSMAICLQEFGQCLFEKSFDAVILLGDRYEILSVAIAAAMHNIPIIHLHGGEITLGNYDEFIRHSITKMSKLHLVSTEEYKRRVIQLGENPKSVHNIGSLGAENSFKLKLLDKKELIKRLNITEREYFLIVFHPETVTGNNIEKQARNLLEALDLFKKEYDFIFIGSNSDTGSDTIYRVFYDYTLENNFDFLTSVKPEEYLSLIKYSKGLIGNSSSGLIEVPSFGIPTLNIGDRQKGRVRGKSVIDVSTNSKEIENGIVKMLNKEFKNKIKLEKNPYFQENSLEKAHQVIKNFLFSDEIKKIKMFYDFKIIK, translated from the coding sequence ATGAAAAAAGTGTTATATGTAACTGGATCAAGAGCAGAATATGGAATAATGAAAAGATTGTTGCTAAAGCTAAATGAAGATAAAGATATAGAATTAACAATAGTTGCTACTGCTATGCATGCTGATAAAAAATATGGAGAAACTTACAAAGTAATTAAAGAAGATGGATTAAAAGTAGATAAACTAATAGATATAGAATTGAATAATTACAATAATAAAAAAGTTATTGATTCAATGGCTATTTGTCTGCAAGAATTTGGACAATGCTTATTTGAAAAATCTTTTGATGCAGTTATACTACTTGGAGATAGATATGAAATATTATCAGTAGCTATTGCAGCCGCTATGCACAATATTCCAATTATTCATTTACATGGTGGAGAAATAACTTTAGGAAACTATGATGAATTTATTAGACACTCTATAACTAAAATGAGTAAGCTTCATTTAGTTTCAACAGAAGAGTATAAAAGAAGAGTTATACAACTAGGAGAAAACCCAAAATCTGTTCATAATATAGGATCATTAGGTGCTGAAAATAGTTTTAAATTAAAATTATTAGATAAAAAAGAATTAATAAAAAGATTAAATATTACTGAAAGAGAATATTTTTTAATTGTTTTTCATCCTGAAACTGTTACAGGGAACAATATTGAAAAGCAAGCAAGAAACTTATTGGAAGCTTTAGATTTATTTAAAAAAGAATATGATTTTATATTTATAGGATCAAATTCAGATACAGGTTCAGACACTATATATAGAGTATTTTATGATTATACATTAGAAAATAATTTTGATTTTTTAACTTCAGTAAAACCAGAAGAATATTTATCTTTAATAAAATATTCAAAAGGTTTGATAGGAAATTCTTCTTCAGGATTAATAGAAGTTCCATCATTTGGAATTCCTACATTAAATATTGGGGATAGACAAAAAGGAAGAGTGAGAGGAAAATCAGTAATAGATGTATCAACAAATAGTAAGGAAATAGAAAATGGAATTGTTAAAATGTTAAATAAAGAATTTAAAAACAAGATAAAGTTAGAAAAAAATCCATATTTCCAAGAAAATAGTCTAGAAAAAGCACATCAAGTAATAAAGAATTTTTTATTTTCAGATGAAATCAAAAAAATTAAAATGTTTTATGATTTCAAAATAATAAAGTAG
- a CDS encoding putative efflux transporter, with product MDKTFYKNLLAITMPIAFQNIISYSVNMMDTLMLGSLGETILSASSLAGQVFFLFSILVSGLGCGAGVLCSQYFGKRDLKNLRKIAAMVLKLALGLSIIFTLILLVFPSAVMKIFTPEAAVIEQGSKYLRVVAVSYICFGITTTFLIVLRSLQDVKLSLWIYTVSFFTNVFFNYVFIFGHFGFPRMGIIGAALGTVMARGVEVALVIIYLKKYEKVLKFKPIMLKLYNRILFKDMIKYGLPVIVGELFWGIGLSAHSAILGHMGEAVVAANSICNVLHQFALSFVQGVGSASAVIMGRYIGAGEFDMAKKASKALVKFFAVCGVITAVFLLSVSGPFFSFYSLQPATLKLAKHFMLAYAFITMFRAVSAPIIGGILWGSGDTKFAATVDISFLWCLLPIGFAAAFKWHLNPALVLVILRLETPLKMVACLIRLRGDKWIKSTVR from the coding sequence TTGGATAAAACTTTTTATAAAAATCTTTTGGCAATAACTATGCCTATAGCATTCCAGAATATAATTTCATATAGTGTAAATATGATGGATACACTTATGCTGGGAAGTCTTGGAGAAACAATATTATCTGCTTCGAGCCTTGCAGGGCAGGTATTTTTTTTATTTTCTATACTTGTATCTGGGTTAGGATGTGGAGCTGGGGTTCTATGCAGTCAGTATTTTGGAAAAAGAGATTTAAAGAATTTAAGAAAAATAGCAGCAATGGTTTTAAAACTGGCATTAGGTTTAAGTATTATATTTACTTTGATACTTTTGGTATTTCCTTCTGCAGTTATGAAGATATTTACTCCAGAAGCAGCAGTAATAGAACAGGGAAGTAAATATCTTAGAGTAGTTGCTGTTTCATATATATGTTTTGGAATAACTACAACATTTCTCATAGTATTGAGGAGTTTACAGGATGTAAAACTTTCTCTCTGGATATATACAGTTTCTTTTTTCACAAATGTATTTTTTAATTATGTATTTATTTTTGGACATTTTGGATTTCCAAGAATGGGCATAATTGGAGCTGCTTTAGGAACTGTTATGGCAAGAGGTGTTGAAGTGGCTCTTGTAATAATATACTTAAAAAAATACGAGAAAGTATTGAAGTTTAAACCTATAATGTTAAAACTATATAATAGAATATTGTTCAAAGATATGATAAAATATGGACTTCCTGTAATAGTTGGAGAACTATTCTGGGGAATAGGACTTTCAGCTCACTCAGCTATTTTAGGTCATATGGGAGAGGCTGTAGTAGCAGCAAATAGTATATGTAATGTACTTCACCAGTTTGCACTTTCATTTGTGCAGGGAGTAGGAAGTGCTTCAGCTGTAATTATGGGAAGATATATTGGGGCTGGTGAATTTGATATGGCAAAAAAAGCTTCTAAGGCTTTAGTTAAATTTTTTGCTGTATGTGGTGTGATAACTGCTGTATTTTTGTTAAGTGTAAGCGGACCATTTTTCTCATTTTACAGTTTGCAGCCAGCAACATTAAAACTAGCAAAGCATTTTATGCTTGCTTATGCTTTTATTACAATGTTCAGGGCAGTTTCAGCTCCTATTATAGGAGGGATACTTTGGGGAAGCGGAGATACAAAGTTTGCAGCAACAGTGGATATATCATTTTTGTGGTGTTTGCTTCCAATAGGATTTGCAGCAGCATTTAAATGGCATTTGAATCCAGCATTGGTTCTTGTTATACTTAGATTGGAAACACCATTGAAAATGGTAGCTTGCCTGATAAGATTGCGTGGAGATAAATGGATAAAATCAACAGTAAGATAA